From Populus trichocarpa isolate Nisqually-1 chromosome 19, P.trichocarpa_v4.1, whole genome shotgun sequence, a single genomic window includes:
- the LOC18108205 gene encoding uncharacterized protein LOC18108205: MEGIRRAAVTYYENLPEEKKRYARFIFDEMDENRDGQIDLDEYVEYLKKDNNTVFTDPSMFRALDKDGDGSLDFEETITLYYIMESGRALFCKTCNTFLAEVYFSCFQCFCLDESASTYDLCCDCYGGKKFTDHHDDAIFCDNYTLLGKSRSLALEAPVQKRREVLEKIETIVQVAGLVVGCAAIASSCGCSIM; encoded by the exons ATGGAGGGGATTCGCCGGGCTGCTGTAACTTATTATGAAAATCTGCCCGAGGAGAAGAAGCGATATGCCAGATTTATTTTCGATGAAATGGACGAAAACAGAGACGGGCAAATTGACCTAGATGAATACGTGGAGTATCTCAAGAAAGATAACAACACAGTTTTTACTGATCCAAGCATGTTTAGAGCGCTGGACAAGGACGGCGATGGAAGCTTGGATTTTGAGGAAACAATCACCTTGTACTACATCATGGAGAGTGGAAGAGCTCTATTTTGCAAGACTTGTAATACGTTCTTGGCAGAGGTATACTTCAGCTGCTTTCAATGTTTCTGTCTTGATGAGTCAGCTAGCACCTATGATCTTTGTTGTGATTGTTATGGTGGAAAAAAGTTCACTGATCACCACGATGATGCCATCTTCTGCGATAACTATACTTTACTAGGTAAAAGCAGGAGCTTGGCACTAGAAGCTCCCGTACAG AAGCGAAGAGAAGtgcttgaaaaaattgaaacgaTAGTGCAAGTTGCGGGCTTAGTTGTTGGTTGTGCTGCTATTGCGTCATCCTGTGGCTGCAGCATTATGTGA
- the LOC127904798 gene encoding uncharacterized mitochondrial protein AtMg00810-like has product MSASSIDQLSHSSSVRQWHISQLDVKNAFLNGDLQEEVYMAPPPGISHDSGYVCKLKKALYGLKQAPRAWFEKFSIVISSLGFVSSSHDSALFIECNDAGRIILSLYVDDMIITGDDIDGISVLKTELARRFEMKDLGYLRYFLGIEVAYSPRGYLLSQSKYVADILEQARLTDNKTVDTPIEVNARYSSSDGLPLIDPTLYRTIVGSLVYLTITRPDIAYAVHVVSQFVASPTTVHWAAVLRILRYLRGTVFQSLLLSSTSSLELRAYSDADHGSDPTDRKSVTGFCIFLGDSLISWKSKKQSIVSQSSTEAEYRVMASTTKEIVWLRWLLADMGISFSHPTPMYCDNQSSIQIAHNSVFHERTKHIEIDCHLTRHHLKHGTIALPFVPSSLQSLLDQVTRVVRTDEKRRKQKEFQVQREDCAHKATAI; this is encoded by the exons atgtccgCTTCTTCCATAGATCAGTTGTCTCACagttcctcag ttcgtcagtggcatatttctcagcttgatgttaaaaatgcattcttgaatggagatcttcaagaagaagtttatatggcaccccctcctggtatttcacatgactctggatatgtttgtaagcttaagaaagcattatatggtctcaaacaagcacctcgtgcttggtttgagaaattctctattgtgatctcgtctcttggctttgtttctagcagtcatgattctgctctttttattgaGTGTAAtgatgcaggtcgtatcattctgtctttatatgttgatgacatgattattactggtgatgatattgatggtatttcagttttgaagacagagttggctagacgatttgaaatgaaggatttgggttatcttcgatatttcctgggtattgaggtagcatactcacctagaggttaccttctttctcagtcgaaatatgttgcagatattcttgagcaggctagacttactgataacaagactgtagatactcctattgaggttaacgcaaggtactcttcttctgatggtttacctttgatagatcctactttataccgcactattgttgggagtttggtatatctcaccatcactcgtccagatattgcatatgctgttcatgttgttagtcagtttgttgcttctcctactactgttcactgggcagctgttcttcgtattttacgatatcttcggggtacagtttttcagagtcttttactttcatccacctcttctttggagttgcgtgcatactctgatgctgatcatggtagtgatcccacagatcgcaagtctgttaccgggttctgtatctttttaggtgattctcttatttcttggaagagcaagaaacaatctattgtttctcaatcatccaccgaagcagaatatcgtgtcatggcatctactaccaaagagattgtttggttacgttggttacttgctgatatgggaatttccttttctcatcctactcctatgtattgtgacaaccagagttctattcagattgctcataactcggtttttcatgagcgcactaagcacattgagatcgattgtcatcttactcgtcatcatctcaaacatggcaccattgctttgccttttgttccttcttccttgcaga GTTTGCTAGATCAAGTGACTAGGGTTGTCAGGACagatgagaagagaagaaaacagaaGGAATTCCAAGTTCAGAGAGAAG ACTGTGCTCATAAGGCTACTgccatttga